The Amycolatopsis methanolica 239 nucleotide sequence GGGCACGGCGGCGGGCGGGTGACCGAGCTGCTCGCGCGCCCGGTGCTGTCCGCGCTGCGGCCGGCGTTGTCGGCGGTGGTCCAGCCGCTCGGTGGCGAGTACGCGGCCACACGCGAGTTCCTCGAGTCGGTGCCGTTCGCGGCCGGGTACGGGGTGGAGATCGGGTTGCTGCTCGACGCCGAGGCACGCTACGGGATGGCCGGGCTCGCGCAGGTCAACCTGGGTGTGCGCAAGCACCGGAACCGGTCGCTGCTGCAGCTGGGCGTCATGGCGCGGCAGATCCTCGGCACGGCGCTGGCCCGCTGCGGGGTCGGCGCGGGCGGCTCCGGGACGCTGATCCAGTTCGTGGCCGAGGCCGGGGCGTGGGTGCCGCTGGAATCGGACGTCCTGGTCGCCGACCGGCCGCCGATGCGCGAGGTGCGCTCGGGGGACGAACCGCGCCCGGGTGTGTCACGATTCTGACGTGACGACCGCCCTGATCTACCTCGTGATCATGCTGCTCGTGGCGGCTGTGGTGTTCCTGCTGGCCGCCGTCGTGTTCGGCCGCGGCGAGGAGCTCGCCCCGCTGCCGCCGGGCAGCTCGCCGACGCGCCTGCCGGTGCGGGACATCACCGGCGAGGACGTGCAGAAGGTGCGCTTCCAGCTCGTCCTGCGCGGGTACAAGATGTCCGAAGTGGACTGGGTGGTGCGGCGGCTCGGCGCCGAGATCGACGAGCTCCGCGCCAGGGTGGCCGAGCTCGAGGCGGAACGGCAGACGTCGGGATGATCGACCTGGTCCTGTCCGTGGACGTGCACGCGAGCGCGGGCACGACGTGGCTCGCGTTGACCGACTGGGAGCGGCAGCACGAGTGGATGCTCGGCACGCACGTCGAGGTCGTCGAGGGTGACGGCCGCAGCGTCGGGTCGAAGCTGAGCGCGTTCACCGGGGTGCGCGGGGTCGGCGTCACCGACCCGATGGTGATCACCAGCTGGGAGCCGCCGGTGCGGTGCACGGTCCGGCACCTGGGCGGCGTCGTCAAGGGCACCGGCGCCTTCCACGTGCACGCGAAGGGCGCGCACCGGTCGACGTTCGTGTGGTCGGAGAGCCTGGTGCCGCCGCTCGGGCCCGCGGGTCAGCTGGGCTGGCCGGTCGTCAAGCCCGCGTTCGTGCTCGGGCTGCGGTACTCGTTGAAACGGTTCGCGAAGTTCGCGGAGAGCTATTCGGTGGGGCAGGTATGACGGAGTCGATCGGCGCCGACGGGGTGTCGCGGTGCCCGTGGGGGAACTCGGCCCCGGACTACGCCGAGTACCACGACACGGAGTGGGGCGTGCCGCTGCGCGGGCAGGACGCGCTGTACGAGCGGCTGTGCCTGGAGGCGTTCCAGTCCGGGCTGTCGTGGATCACGATCCTGCGCAAGCGGGAGGGCTTCCGGAACGCGTTCGCCGGTTTCGTGCCGGAGAAGGTGGCCGAGTTCGGTGACGACGACGTCGAGCGCCTGATGGCGGACGCGTCCATCGTGCGGAACCGGGCGAAGATCCTGGCCACGATCACGAACGCCCGCGCGATCACCACGCTGAACCAGCCGCTGGACGACCTGCTGTGGTCGTTCGCGCCGACGGGGGAGCGGCCCCGCCCGCGCACGATGGCCGACGTCCCGGCCATCACGCCCGAGTCGACGGCGATGGCGAAGGCGCTGAAGAAGCGCGGGTTCGCGTTCGTCGGGCCCACGACGTGCTACGCGCTGATGCAGGCGACCGGCATGGTCGACGACCACCTGGTCACCTGCTTCCGCGCCAGTTCATGACCGCGTGGCGGTGAACACCCGCGACGGGCCGGCTGCGTGCGTGGCGACAGCGGCTCCGCCGCGGGAACCGCCCTACTTGCCCTGGAAGTCCGGCCTCCGCTTGGCGACGAAGGCCTCCACCGCCTCGCGGTGGTCGGCCGTCGAGCCGAGCACCGTCTGCGCCGCGTCCTCGGCGGCCAGCGCGTCCTCCAGCGAGCCCTCCGCGGCGACGGTCAGCACCTGCTTGATCTTCGCGTAGCTGACCGTCGGCCCGGCGGCGAGCTTCGCCGCGAGCGCCTGCGCCCGGCCTGCCAGCTCCTCGTCCGGCACGACCTCGGTGACCAGGCCCAGCGACAGCGCCTCCTCGGCGCCGACCGTGCGGGCGAGCAGCATCAGCTCGGCCGCCCGGCCGTAGCCGACCAGCCGCTGCAGCGTCCACGACGCGCCCGAGTCCGGGCCGAGCCCGACGTTGGCGAACGCCATCAGGAAGTTCGCCGACGACGCGGCTACCCGCAGGTCGGCGGCGTAGGCGAAAGCCGCCCCGGCGCCGGCGGCGGGCCCGTTCACCGCGGCGATCACCGGTTTCGGCATCTCCACGATGGCCCGGACGATCGGGTTGTAGTGGTCCTGCACGGTCCGCAGCGGCGCCGGGTCGCCCGCCTGCAGCAGCCCGACGTGCTCCTTGAGGTCCTGGCCCGCGCAGAACGCCTTGCCCGCGCCGGTCAGCACGACCGCGCGCACCGCCGGGTCCGCCGACGCCTCGCGCAACGCGGCCAGCAGGCGCTCCTTCAGCTCGACGGTGAGCGAGTTGTAGGCCTTGGGGCGGTTCAACGTCACGGTGCGCACGCCGTCGGCGTCGGCGGTGAGCAGCACGTCCTCGGTGGTCACCGGAGGGCCTCCTGAAATCTCGGGTGAGGGGTGATACCAGCACCTAAGCAAACACGAAAAGATCGGTCCGCGTTCGCGCGCCCATCCTGATGAGGGAGAATGGGCCTGACCCGGTTGGCTTGAAGAGCGCGACCCGGGCGCGCCGGTTGATACGGAGGGAGCACGCTATGGCGGCCATGAAGCCCCGGACCGGAGATGGTCCCCTCGAGGTGACTAAGGAGGGGCGGGGCCTCGTGATGCGCGTTCCGCTCGAGGGCGGTGGGCGACTTGTCGTCGAGCTGTCGGCCGAAGAGGCCAAGGACCTGGGGGTTGCCCTGCAGGAGGCCACCAGCTGACCCGCTCCCGTTCCGTCGTCACCGGCTGACGTCACGCGCGGCCGCAGTCCCTTGAGTTCCAGGAGGTCGCCAGATGGCGCGGTTCTCCCTGCCGTCCGTTCCCACCCGGCTGATCGACGTCGAGGTCGCCGACGGCCGCCGTCGAGGCGCCGACCTGGCCGTCCTGGTCCCCGCTGGTGCGGACGCGCCGGTCGCCGGGGTCGAGCACGCCGGCAAGGCCGGTGAGGTCCGCCGGCTCTCCGGCGGGGACGTGCGCTGGCTGGTGGGGATCGGCGAGGGCGGGCCCGCGCACTGGCGCGCCGCGGGCGCGGCCCTCGCCCGGGAGGCCGCGGACGTCAAGGCGGTGCAGGTCGAACTGGGTGACGACGTCACCGGCGAGCAGGTCGCGGAGCTGACCGTGGGGGCGCTGCTCGGCGGGTACCGGTTCAAGGTCAGCGGAGACGCGGACCAGCCCGCGCTTCGCACCCTGCGCCTGGTCACGGCCGAGGCCGGTCACCAGCGGGTCGTCGAGCGCGCGCGAGTGCTGGCAGGCGCGTCGGCGCTGGCCAGGGACCTGGCGAACACCCCGTCCAACATCAAGAACCCGTCGTGGCTGGCCGACACCGCCGCGCGCCTCGCCGACGAGGTGCCCGGCCTGAGCGCCACCGTCCGGGACGAGCAGTGGCTGGCGGCGCAGGGCTTCGGCGGGGTGCTCGCGGTCGGCGGTGGCTCGGCGAGCCCGCCGCGGCTGATCGAGCTGACCTACCGGCCGCGTGGCGCGGCCCGTCACCTGCTGCTGGTCGGCAAGGGCATCACGTTCGACACCGGTGGCCTGTCGATCAAACCGGCCGATGGCATGCACCTGATGCGCACCGACATGGCCGGCGGTGGCGCGGTCATCGCGGCCGCGCTGGCGATCGCCGCGCTGCGGCTGCCGGTGCGGGTCACGGCTCTCGTGCCGGCGGCGGAGAACCACGTGTCCGGCTCGTCGTACCGGCCGGGCGACGTGGTGCGGCACTACGGCGGGCGGACCACCGAGGTGTCCAACACCGACGCCGAGGGCCGCATGGTTCTCGCCGACGCGCTGGCCTACGGGATCCGGCGGTTCAGCCCGGACGCGGTGGTGGACGTGGCCACGCTGACCGGCGCGATGAAGGTCGCGCTCGGCCTGCGGACCGGTGGGCTGTTCGCCACGGACGACAAGCTGGCCGACGAGATCCGCGAGGCCGGCGCGAGCGTCGGGGAGGCGTGGTGGCGGATGCCGCTGCTGGACGCCCACGCCGACGCGGTGCGCGGCGAGCTCGCCGACGTGAAGCAGGCGCCGGGCGGGCCGGGCGGCATCACGGCGGCGCTGTTCCTGCGCGAGTTCACCGAGGGCCTGCCGTGGGCGCACCTGGACATCGCGGGCCCGGCTCGGGCCGAGAAGCCGTACGCGGAGGTCGTCCCGGGGGCGACGGGTTTCGCGGCGCGGACGCTGGTGGCGTTCGCGGAGTCGTTCGGCTCGGACCAGGCGTAGGTCCGGGCGCCCCCACCGTGGGGGTGCGAGCCGCCGTCAGGCGTAGCGCGTGCCGTTCGTGCGCACGTAGTCGCGGAAGGCGGCCACCGCCGGGGTCGGTTCCTCGCCCGCTCGCCAGGTGAGTCCGATCGTGCGGCTGACCCGTGGCGACAGCGGCACCTCCACCACCCCGGCCGGCGGCGCGGGCCCGAAGCGCGGCAGCAGCGCCACCCCCAGCCCCGCGGCGACCAGCCCCCGCGCGGTGTCCGACTCCTGGCTCTCGAACGCGATCTTCGGCTCGAACCCGGCCGCCGCGCACAGGTCGTCGATGATCTGCCGCAGGCCGTAGCCGTGTTCGAGCGTCACGAACGGTTCGTCGGCCAGCTCTTCGACCCGGATGCGGCGCCGCCGGGCCAATGGGTGCGCCTCGGGCACCGACAGCAGCAGGTCCTGCTCCGACAACGCGTAGCTGTCCAGCGCCGCGGTGTCCGGCAGCGGAGCCACCAGCGCCAGGTCCAGCTCGCCGTCTGCCAGTCGGTCCAGCACGTGCTGCCGCGAGCCCTGGACCAGCGAAAACCGTACGCCGGGGTGGTCGGCGCGGAAGTCGCGCAGCAGCGAGGGGACCAGCCAACGGCCCAGCAGGTGCAGGAACCCGAGCACGACGTGGCCGCTGTCCGGCGATATCTCCTCCCGCGTCTGCCGCACGCCCGTCTCGATAGCGGCGAGTGCGCGGGTGGCCGTCGCCGCGAGGATCTCGCCCGGGCGTGTGAGCCGGACGCCGCGCCCGTCCGGCCGGGTCAGCGGCGCGCCGACGACCTCGGACAACCCGGCCAGACGACGGCTCACCGTCGGCTGCGGAATGCCGAGCCGCTCCGCCGCGCGGGTGATGTTGCGTGTTTCACGCAGGGCCGCCAGCAGGGCCAGGCTGGGCGCCAGCTCCGCGGCCAGCCGCTGGTCAGAAGCTTCCGCCGGACTTTCATACGTCACCGTATGAATTCTGCCAGTTCCGCGCATTGGAAGTATTTTTTAGCGCGGCTTACTTTCGAGGCGTGTCAGTCGATGTGCTCGCCCCAGCCCGCCCGGCCACGCGGCGGGTGAAGCTCGCGGTCGCCGCCGCCGGGATTTCGTCGTTCGCCCTGCTCTACGCGCCGCAGCCGGTCCTGCCGCAGCTCGCCGCGCAGTACCGGCTCGACCCCGGTTCGGCGTCGCTGGCGGTGTCGGTGGCGACCGGGGCGCTGGCGATCGCGGTGCTGCCGATCGCGGCGCTGTCGGAGATCGTCGGGCGGCGGCCGATCATCGTCGCGTCGGTGACTTTGTCGGTCGTGCTCGGCCTGCTGATGCCGTTCGCGCCGTCGTACCCGGTGCTGCTCGCGTTGCGGGCGCTGCAGGGGATCGCGATCGCCGGGTTCGCCGGGGTGGCGTCGGCGTACCTGGTGGAGCAGCTCGGCAAGACCGGGGTGGCCGCGGCGGTCGGGGCGATGATCGCGGGCAACACGGTCGGCGGCATGTTGGGCAGGCTGTCCACCGGGTTCAGTGCGGAGGCGCTCGGCTGGCACGGCGCGTTGGCCGTGGTCGCCGGGGTGGCGCTGGTGTGCAGCGCGGTCACGGTGTTGTCGTTGCCGGCGGGCGTGCGGCCGAGCGGTTCGGGGTCGCGGTTGCGGGACGTGCTGACCGGCGTCGGGACCGCGTTGCGGCGGCCGGTGCTGCTGGCGCAGTACGGGGTGGCGATGCTCGCGATGGGCGCCTTCGTGGCGATGTACAACGCGGCGGGGTTCCGGCTGACCGGGGAGCTCGGCCTGTCGCCGGCGGTCGCTTCGCTGGTGTTCCTGGCGTACGCGGTGGGCTCGGTGTCCTCGTCGAACGCGGGCAGGATGGTCGCCCGGTTCGGCCGTCCGCGCGCGGTGCTCGGCGGGCTGGCCGTGATGGCGGCCGGGATCCTGCTCACCCTGCCCGATTCGCTGCCGCTGGTGGTGCTTGGTTTCGTGGTGCTCACCGGCGGTTTCTTCGCCGCGCACGCGGTGGCCAACGGCTGGGCCGCGGCGGAGGCCCCGGAGGGGGCGCGGGGCCAGGCGTCCGGGATGTACACGCTGGCCTACTACCTGGGCAGCAGCGTCGGCGGCACGGTCGGGAGCGTGGTCTTCGGGCGGTTCGGCTGGAGCTGGCTGGTCGGGGCCGCGGTGGTGTGGCTGGCACTGGCCGGCGCCGCGGTGGCCGGTTTGCGGGTACGGACCGCGCGGTGGGTGGTTTCGGCATAGGCCGACCAGCGCGGCGCACGGCGCGGGCTTCGGTCCAGGAGGCGGGCGCCGCCATGATCAGCCTGCGGGCAGCCGCCTACCCGCCGGACCAGCCCGGACCGGCGATCACCGCCGCGCTCAGCCCTCCAGCAGGAAATACTCGTTCCCGAACGGGTCGGCGAACCACGTCGCCTTCGTGCCCCACGGCATGACCTGCGGTTGCCCCGCGAAGGGCACCCCGCGGGCGGACATCTCGGCGTGCGCGGCGGCCACGTCCGGCGTCATCATCGTGATCCCGGTGCCGCCCGGGACCACCTCCCGCGCGTACACCTCCGGCTGTCCCAGCACGATCGACGTCACCGCGCCCGGCGGCGCCACGCTCAGGAACCGGTGCACCGGCCCGAACCGCAGGTCCTCCCGCTTCTCCCATCCCAGCGTGCCCACGTAGAAGCGCAGCGCCTCCTCCTGGTCGCCGACCAGGATCGTGGCGGAGTGCAGGTGCGTGATCACCCTCCGGACGCTACGACCGCGCTCTCACCGGTGTCTTCTTCGTTCTTGCGCATCGGCCGAGGCGAGCGCCGGCAGGGCGATCAGCACCGGCGGCGACCAGTCCTGCCCCAGGTCCAGGTGCACGTCCCGTTGGTGCACCGGCGCCTCCGCCGACACCCGCACCGCCCGCGGGCACGCGCCGGCCACGGTCCGGCACGGGATGAGCTGCGCCGCCGCGCCGCCGCCACTGGGCAGCGCCGAGGACATCACCCAGTACGTGCCCGCCGGGACACCGGTGAGCAGGAAATCGCCCGGTTGGGCCAGCAGGGTGCCGCTGACCGGGAACCCACGGGCGGCGCGCTTGGGGAACAGCCCGACGTACACGGCCGGGTCCGGCCCCAGCGCAACTTGCGCGGCCGCGCTCAGCCGCACCGTGCCCATCACCGTGCCGCCGCCCGCGCCCGGGGACGACGTCGGTCGCGGCGGCGAGGCGGTGAGCACGTCCGGTAGCCGCCGGAACTCGACCGGCGTGGTGCCGACCGCGGCGGCGAACCGCGAGGTGAACGTGCCGACCGCGGAGAAGCCCACCGCGTTGCAGATGTCGATGATCCGCTCGTCGGTCAGCAGCAGCAGCTGTTTGGCCCGCTCGAACCGGCGCGCGGTCAGATACTGGCAGGGCGGCATGCCCAGCTCCCGCGTGAATGTGCGGGCCAGGTGGAACGGGCTGTAGCCGACGTGGTCGGCGACGTCCCCCAGCCCCAACGGCTCCTCCGCGTGCGTGGTGATGAACCGCGCGGCGCTCAGGACTGCCTCGCGCATGACGACCCCCTCGTCGATCCGGACGTTTCCCGCGTGAGGAGATCCTGCACCAGGGGTACGACGATTTCGAGGGGCGTCACACCGCGCCAGTGCCCGGCGACACAGCGCTGACCAGCGATGATCACTGCACCGCGGCGACCAGCAACCCTCCGCCGACCGGAAGCAGCGCCGGCACCAGCCGCTCGTCCTCGCGGATCGCCCGCGCCAGTTCGCGCGCCGCGAGCACCCCGGGCTCCCGCCGCTCGCCGCGGGCCGCGTCGGTCACGCCGTGGAACGCGATCACCCCGCCGGGCCGCAGCAGCTGGACGCCGTGCTCGTAGTAGCGCGGGTACTCGGCGCGCGCCGCGTCCACGAACACCAGGTCGTAGCCGCCGCTGGTGAGACGTGGCAGCACGTCCAGCGCCCGGCCCATGATCAGCCGGGTGCGGCCGGGCGGGTACCCGGCCTCGCGGAAGGTGCGGCGCGCGGCCTGGTGGTGCTCCGGCTCGATGTCGATCGAGGTGAGGACCCCGTCCGGGGCCATGCCGCGCAGCAGGTAGAGCCCGCTGACCCCGATGCCGGTGCCGATCTCGACCACCGCGCGGGCCCGCAGGCTCGTCGCCAGGAAGCACAGCGCCGCGCCGGTCGCGGGTCCGAGCGCCGCGCAGCCCAACTCCGCCGAGCGCGCCCTTGCGGTGAGCAGCGCGGCGTCCGCCGGGTGGTCGGGCAGGTAGCCCTCGGCGTGGTCGCCGCCACTCGCCGCGAGCGTCTCGGAGGTCACGCGGCAAAGGTTAGCGCTGGTCGTCGCCAAACCCGTGGAAGACGTGCACACTTCTCTCAGGCGGCTCTCAGTCTCGTCTCACTACCCACATAAGGAGAGGGGCCAAGCTGGGTCTCAACGGGTGCCAGGGGTTCCCGGGAACACAGTGCGGATGGCCCGCGTTGGACAGATCAGTTGGGAGAACAGCCTGATGGAGGTGCCGTCCCCCACGATGCAGAACAGCCTGGAGAACGAGCAGGTCGAGGGCCGCCCGGTCACCGTCGACGAGTCCGCGTGGACTCCGCCGTCGTGGGACGAGGTCGTCCGCGAGCACGGCGACCGCGTCTACCGGCTGGCGTACCGGTTGACCGGCAACACCCACGACGCCGAGGACCTCACCCAGGAGACGTTCATCCGGGTGTTCCGCTCGCTGG carries:
- a CDS encoding LysR family transcriptional regulator yields the protein MTYESPAEASDQRLAAELAPSLALLAALRETRNITRAAERLGIPQPTVSRRLAGLSEVVGAPLTRPDGRGVRLTRPGEILAATATRALAAIETGVRQTREEISPDSGHVVLGFLHLLGRWLVPSLLRDFRADHPGVRFSLVQGSRQHVLDRLADGELDLALVAPLPDTAALDSYALSEQDLLLSVPEAHPLARRRRIRVEELADEPFVTLEHGYGLRQIIDDLCAAAGFEPKIAFESQESDTARGLVAAGLGVALLPRFGPAPPAGVVEVPLSPRVSRTIGLTWRAGEEPTPAVAAFRDYVRTNGTRYA
- a CDS encoding DUF3117 domain-containing protein; translated protein: MAAMKPRTGDGPLEVTKEGRGLVMRVPLEGGGRLVVELSAEEAKDLGVALQEATS
- a CDS encoding O-methyltransferase, whose translation is MTSETLAASGGDHAEGYLPDHPADAALLTARARSAELGCAALGPATGAALCFLATSLRARAVVEIGTGIGVSGLYLLRGMAPDGVLTSIDIEPEHHQAARRTFREAGYPPGRTRLIMGRALDVLPRLTSGGYDLVFVDAARAEYPRYYEHGVQLLRPGGVIAFHGVTDAARGERREPGVLAARELARAIREDERLVPALLPVGGGLLVAAVQ
- a CDS encoding VOC family protein; this encodes MITHLHSATILVGDQEEALRFYVGTLGWEKREDLRFGPVHRFLSVAPPGAVTSIVLGQPEVYAREVVPGGTGITMMTPDVAAAHAEMSARGVPFAGQPQVMPWGTKATWFADPFGNEYFLLEG
- a CDS encoding DivIVA domain-containing protein, with the protein product MTTALIYLVIMLLVAAVVFLLAAVVFGRGEELAPLPPGSSPTRLPVRDITGEDVQKVRFQLVLRGYKMSEVDWVVRRLGAEIDELRARVAELEAERQTSG
- a CDS encoding helix-turn-helix transcriptional regulator — translated: MREAVLSAARFITTHAEEPLGLGDVADHVGYSPFHLARTFTRELGMPPCQYLTARRFERAKQLLLLTDERIIDICNAVGFSAVGTFTSRFAAAVGTTPVEFRRLPDVLTASPPRPTSSPGAGGGTVMGTVRLSAAAQVALGPDPAVYVGLFPKRAARGFPVSGTLLAQPGDFLLTGVPAGTYWVMSSALPSGGGAAAQLIPCRTVAGACPRAVRVSAEAPVHQRDVHLDLGQDWSPPVLIALPALASADAQERRRHR
- a CDS encoding SRPBCC family protein; translation: MIDLVLSVDVHASAGTTWLALTDWERQHEWMLGTHVEVVEGDGRSVGSKLSAFTGVRGVGVTDPMVITSWEPPVRCTVRHLGGVVKGTGAFHVHAKGAHRSTFVWSESLVPPLGPAGQLGWPVVKPAFVLGLRYSLKRFAKFAESYSVGQV
- a CDS encoding MFS transporter — protein: MKLAVAAAGISSFALLYAPQPVLPQLAAQYRLDPGSASLAVSVATGALAIAVLPIAALSEIVGRRPIIVASVTLSVVLGLLMPFAPSYPVLLALRALQGIAIAGFAGVASAYLVEQLGKTGVAAAVGAMIAGNTVGGMLGRLSTGFSAEALGWHGALAVVAGVALVCSAVTVLSLPAGVRPSGSGSRLRDVLTGVGTALRRPVLLAQYGVAMLAMGAFVAMYNAAGFRLTGELGLSPAVASLVFLAYAVGSVSSSNAGRMVARFGRPRAVLGGLAVMAAGILLTLPDSLPLVVLGFVVLTGGFFAAHAVANGWAAAEAPEGARGQASGMYTLAYYLGSSVGGTVGSVVFGRFGWSWLVGAAVVWLALAGAAVAGLRVRTARWVVSA
- a CDS encoding enoyl-CoA hydratase-related protein, whose translation is MTTEDVLLTADADGVRTVTLNRPKAYNSLTVELKERLLAALREASADPAVRAVVLTGAGKAFCAGQDLKEHVGLLQAGDPAPLRTVQDHYNPIVRAIVEMPKPVIAAVNGPAAGAGAAFAYAADLRVAASSANFLMAFANVGLGPDSGASWTLQRLVGYGRAAELMLLARTVGAEEALSLGLVTEVVPDEELAGRAQALAAKLAAGPTVSYAKIKQVLTVAAEGSLEDALAAEDAAQTVLGSTADHREAVEAFVAKRRPDFQGK
- a CDS encoding DNA-3-methyladenine glycosylase I; this encodes MTESIGADGVSRCPWGNSAPDYAEYHDTEWGVPLRGQDALYERLCLEAFQSGLSWITILRKREGFRNAFAGFVPEKVAEFGDDDVERLMADASIVRNRAKILATITNARAITTLNQPLDDLLWSFAPTGERPRPRTMADVPAITPESTAMAKALKKRGFAFVGPTTCYALMQATGMVDDHLVTCFRASS
- a CDS encoding leucyl aminopeptidase family protein, whose translation is MARFSLPSVPTRLIDVEVADGRRRGADLAVLVPAGADAPVAGVEHAGKAGEVRRLSGGDVRWLVGIGEGGPAHWRAAGAALAREAADVKAVQVELGDDVTGEQVAELTVGALLGGYRFKVSGDADQPALRTLRLVTAEAGHQRVVERARVLAGASALARDLANTPSNIKNPSWLADTAARLADEVPGLSATVRDEQWLAAQGFGGVLAVGGGSASPPRLIELTYRPRGAARHLLLVGKGITFDTGGLSIKPADGMHLMRTDMAGGGAVIAAALAIAALRLPVRVTALVPAAENHVSGSSYRPGDVVRHYGGRTTEVSNTDAEGRMVLADALAYGIRRFSPDAVVDVATLTGAMKVALGLRTGGLFATDDKLADEIREAGASVGEAWWRMPLLDAHADAVRGELADVKQAPGGPGGITAALFLREFTEGLPWAHLDIAGPARAEKPYAEVVPGATGFAARTLVAFAESFGSDQA